In one Curtobacterium citreum genomic region, the following are encoded:
- a CDS encoding cobalamin-independent methionine synthase II family protein, whose protein sequence is MLQTRAVTSDQPRASRRYGGEVPLQNSTDRILTTHTGSLPRTPELTALLVARDQGAAYDERALREETAAVLARTVDAQLDVGLDVVNDGEVPRVGFSTYIRERLSGFGGTGHRKPTLDSVKFPEYAAFQARQIDEGATFARVWDTPVAQGFLEYDPERAGIREDLDGFARELDRNAAAGRTPAGTFLSAATPGIVATTLLLDEQNPHYRDHREYVFALAEQLRVEYEEIAARGHVLQLDAPDLAMERVIHFGDASLDEFLAAVDLHVDALNHALRNIPKEQTRLHVCYGNWQGPHQDDVPVDVLLPHLYRAEVGAFSIPFGNPRHAHEFPAFRDLPLPEDAVLVPGVIDVTTNYLEHPQLVANRIVEAAEAVGDPTRVVAGTDCGLATFASYEFVASDVAWAKLRALVEGAEIASRRLFG, encoded by the coding sequence GTGCTGCAGACGCGAGCCGTCACGTCCGACCAGCCCCGTGCCTCCCGTCGGTACGGTGGCGAGGTGCCGCTGCAGAACTCGACCGACCGCATCCTGACCACCCACACCGGGTCGCTGCCCCGGACGCCCGAGCTGACCGCGCTCCTGGTCGCCCGCGACCAGGGCGCCGCGTACGACGAGCGGGCGCTCCGCGAGGAGACCGCCGCCGTCCTGGCCCGGACCGTCGACGCCCAGCTCGACGTCGGCCTGGACGTCGTCAACGACGGCGAGGTGCCGCGCGTCGGCTTCTCCACCTACATCCGCGAGCGCCTGTCCGGCTTCGGTGGGACGGGGCACCGCAAGCCGACGCTCGACTCGGTCAAGTTCCCGGAGTACGCGGCGTTCCAGGCCCGCCAGATCGACGAGGGCGCGACGTTCGCGCGGGTCTGGGACACTCCGGTCGCGCAGGGGTTCCTGGAGTACGACCCGGAGCGCGCCGGCATCCGGGAGGACCTGGACGGCTTCGCCCGCGAACTCGACCGCAACGCCGCGGCCGGCCGCACGCCAGCCGGCACCTTCCTGTCCGCGGCGACCCCCGGCATCGTCGCGACGACGCTCCTGCTCGACGAGCAGAACCCGCACTACCGGGACCACCGCGAGTACGTCTTCGCGCTCGCCGAGCAGCTCCGCGTCGAGTACGAGGAGATCGCCGCGCGCGGGCACGTCCTGCAGCTCGACGCGCCGGACCTGGCGATGGAGCGGGTGATCCACTTCGGCGACGCGTCGCTCGACGAGTTCCTGGCCGCCGTGGACCTGCACGTCGACGCGCTCAACCACGCGCTCCGCAACATCCCGAAGGAGCAGACCCGACTGCACGTCTGCTACGGCAACTGGCAGGGGCCGCACCAGGACGACGTCCCCGTGGACGTGCTGCTCCCGCACCTGTACCGGGCCGAGGTCGGGGCGTTCAGCATCCCGTTCGGCAACCCGCGGCACGCGCACGAGTTCCCGGCGTTCCGTGACCTGCCGCTGCCCGAGGACGCGGTGCTCGTCCCCGGCGTGATCGACGTCACGACGAACTACCTCGAGCACCCGCAGCTCGTCGCCAACCGGATCGTCGAGGCCGCCGAGGCCGTCGGCGACCCCACGCGCGTCGTCGCCGGGACGGACTGCGGGCTCGCGACGTTCGCGAGCTACGAGTTCGTGGCGTCGGACGTGGCGTGGGCGAAGCTCCGCGCGCTCGTCGAGGGCGCCGAGATCGCGTCGCGCCGCCTGTTCGGCTGA
- a CDS encoding MoxR family ATPase — MRTVGELRAAGHVQKSVRAEIRDNLLQALREGRDPWPGLHGFATTVVPQLERALIAGHDVVLLGERGQGKTRLLRTLQGLLDEWTPVIAGSELGEHPFEPITTASIRRAADLGDAMPIEWRHRDERYVEKLATPDTSVADLIGDVDPMKVAEGRSLGDPETIHFGLIPRGHRGIVAINELPDLAERIQVAMLNVMEERDVQIRGYVLRLPLDVLVVASANPEDYTNRGRIITPLKDRFGAEIRTHYPIELDDEIAVIRQEAHLTADVPDALVEILARFTRALRQSSAVDQRSGVSARFAIAGAETISAAAVHRAARQGEEHAVARPIDLETAVDVLGGKIEFENGEEDRADEVLEHLLRTATAETVRARFRGIDFDVLIEALDGGTMVTTGEQVSARAFLEGLPSIGESDLYDQVCERLGATDDGERAGAIELALEGLFLARRISKESGGGEAVYG, encoded by the coding sequence ATGAGAACGGTCGGCGAGCTCCGCGCTGCTGGGCACGTCCAGAAGTCGGTCCGCGCCGAGATCCGCGACAACCTCCTCCAGGCCCTCCGCGAGGGCCGCGACCCGTGGCCCGGCCTGCACGGCTTCGCCACCACCGTCGTCCCGCAGCTCGAACGCGCCCTCATCGCCGGGCACGACGTCGTGCTGCTCGGCGAGCGCGGGCAGGGCAAGACCCGCCTGCTGCGCACCCTGCAGGGCCTGCTCGACGAGTGGACCCCCGTGATCGCCGGCTCCGAGCTCGGCGAGCACCCGTTCGAGCCGATCACGACGGCGAGCATCCGCCGCGCCGCCGACCTCGGGGACGCGATGCCGATCGAGTGGCGGCACCGCGACGAGCGCTACGTCGAGAAGCTCGCGACACCGGACACGAGCGTCGCGGACCTGATCGGCGACGTCGACCCGATGAAGGTGGCCGAGGGACGCAGCCTCGGCGACCCCGAGACGATCCACTTCGGCCTGATCCCCCGGGGGCACCGCGGCATCGTCGCGATCAACGAGCTCCCGGACCTCGCCGAGCGCATCCAGGTCGCGATGCTCAACGTGATGGAGGAACGCGACGTCCAGATCCGCGGCTACGTGCTGCGCCTGCCGCTCGACGTGCTCGTCGTCGCGAGCGCGAACCCCGAGGACTACACGAACCGCGGCCGGATCATCACGCCGCTCAAGGACCGCTTCGGCGCCGAGATCCGCACGCACTACCCGATCGAGCTCGACGACGAGATCGCCGTCATCCGGCAAGAGGCGCACCTGACCGCCGACGTGCCGGACGCCCTGGTCGAGATCCTCGCGCGCTTCACCCGGGCGCTCCGACAGTCCAGCGCGGTCGACCAGCGCAGCGGCGTGAGCGCCCGCTTCGCGATCGCCGGCGCCGAGACGATCTCGGCCGCGGCCGTCCACCGCGCGGCCCGCCAGGGCGAGGAGCACGCCGTGGCGCGGCCGATCGACCTCGAGACCGCGGTCGACGTGCTCGGCGGCAAGATCGAGTTCGAGAACGGAGAAGAGGACCGGGCGGACGAGGTCCTCGAGCACCTGCTCCGGACCGCGACCGCCGAGACCGTCCGGGCACGCTTCCGGGGCATCGACTTCGACGTCCTCATCGAGGCGCTCGACGGCGGGACGATGGTCACCACCGGCGAGCAGGTCAGCGCCCGGGCGTTCCTCGAGGGCCTGCCGTCTATCGGCGAGTCCGACCTGTACGACCAGGTGTGCGAGCGACTCGGTGCCACGGACGACGGCGAACGGGCCGGCGCGATCGAACTGGCGCTCGAAGGGCTCTTCCTCGCCCGCCGCATCAGCAAGGAGTCCGGGGGCGGCGAGGCCGTCTATGGCTAG
- a CDS encoding vWA domain-containing protein, with protein sequence MARQNRRLSRDARYGKYEGGPDPLAPPVDLSEALDAIGEDVMGGTSPERAIREFLRRGGETQRGLDDLMRRVAERRRELTSRNNLDGTLQQVRQLLDDAVLAERGELARNVDLDDGDRALAELQLDSLPPSPAAAVQELNGYDWTSPQARQKYEQIKDLLGREVLDQRFAGMKQALEDATDEDRAAVSEMMRDLNQLLEDHRAGTDTPEQFDAFMAQHGQYFPSNPANVEELLDDLAARAAAAQRMRNSMTQEQRDELDALAQQAFGSPDLMSQLGQLDDTLRSLRPGEDWGGAERMDGEQGLGLGDGTGVFQDIADLDALADQLAQSGPGSDLADLDLDALQRQLGEQAGVDARTLQRLEQALRNSGAVQRGADGQLRLTPKAMRQLGKSLLKDVAERMSGRQGARDLRRSGAFGEPSGATRPWAFGDTEPWDLPRSITNALVRTAADGRDGAGVRLTIDDVEVQETEARTQACVALLVDTSFSMAMEDRWVPMKRTALALHTLVSIRFREDDLQLIAFGREAEVMDIEQLVGLDAQWDKGTNLHHALLLANRHFRKHPTAQPVLLIVTDGEPTSHLEPNGQVWFGYPPDPVTIALSVRELENAGRLGAQTTFFRLGDDPGLARFIDAMARRVDGSVVAPENDDLGVAVVGSYLGARQGGTPLFGGWGRDEWGG encoded by the coding sequence ATGGCTAGGCAGAACCGCCGCCTGTCCCGCGACGCCCGCTACGGGAAGTACGAGGGCGGACCCGATCCGCTCGCGCCGCCGGTCGACCTGTCCGAGGCGCTCGACGCCATCGGTGAGGACGTCATGGGCGGCACCTCGCCCGAGCGTGCCATCCGCGAGTTCCTCCGGCGCGGCGGCGAGACGCAACGGGGCCTCGACGACCTGATGCGCCGGGTCGCCGAGCGTCGCCGGGAGCTGACCAGCCGGAACAACCTCGACGGGACCCTGCAGCAGGTGCGGCAGCTCCTCGACGACGCCGTGCTGGCCGAGCGGGGCGAACTCGCCCGCAACGTCGACCTCGACGACGGCGACCGGGCCCTGGCCGAGTTGCAGCTCGACAGCCTGCCGCCGTCGCCCGCTGCCGCCGTGCAGGAACTGAACGGCTACGACTGGACGAGCCCGCAGGCACGCCAGAAGTACGAGCAGATCAAGGACCTGCTCGGGCGCGAGGTGCTCGACCAGCGGTTCGCCGGGATGAAGCAGGCGCTCGAGGACGCGACCGACGAGGACCGTGCCGCGGTCTCCGAGATGATGCGCGACCTCAACCAGCTGCTCGAGGACCACCGCGCGGGGACGGACACCCCGGAGCAGTTCGACGCGTTCATGGCGCAGCACGGGCAGTACTTCCCGTCGAACCCGGCGAACGTCGAGGAGCTCCTCGACGACCTGGCCGCCCGGGCCGCCGCCGCGCAGCGCATGCGCAACTCGATGACCCAGGAGCAGCGGGACGAGCTCGACGCCCTGGCGCAGCAGGCGTTCGGCTCCCCCGACCTGATGAGCCAGCTCGGCCAGCTCGACGACACCCTCCGATCCCTCCGCCCCGGCGAGGACTGGGGCGGCGCCGAGCGGATGGACGGCGAGCAGGGCCTCGGGCTCGGCGACGGCACCGGCGTGTTCCAGGACATCGCCGACCTCGACGCCCTGGCCGACCAACTCGCGCAGTCCGGGCCCGGTTCGGACCTCGCCGACCTCGACCTCGACGCCCTGCAGCGCCAGCTCGGCGAGCAGGCCGGCGTCGACGCGCGGACCCTGCAGCGGCTCGAGCAGGCCCTGCGGAACTCCGGTGCCGTGCAGCGCGGCGCGGACGGGCAGCTCCGGCTGACCCCGAAGGCCATGCGGCAGCTCGGCAAGAGCCTGCTCAAGGACGTCGCCGAGCGGATGTCCGGACGCCAGGGCGCGCGGGACCTCCGCCGCTCGGGGGCGTTCGGCGAGCCCTCGGGTGCGACGCGCCCCTGGGCCTTCGGCGACACGGAGCCGTGGGACCTCCCCCGGTCGATCACGAACGCCCTCGTGCGCACCGCGGCCGATGGTCGCGACGGAGCCGGCGTGCGGCTGACGATCGACGACGTCGAGGTGCAGGAGACCGAGGCGCGGACGCAGGCGTGCGTGGCGCTCCTCGTCGACACGTCGTTCTCGATGGCGATGGAGGACCGCTGGGTCCCGATGAAGCGCACCGCCCTCGCGCTGCACACCCTCGTCAGCATCCGGTTCCGCGAGGACGACCTGCAGCTCATCGCGTTCGGCCGCGAAGCCGAGGTGATGGACATCGAGCAGCTCGTCGGGCTCGACGCCCAGTGGGACAAGGGCACGAACCTGCACCACGCGCTGCTGTTGGCGAACCGGCACTTCCGGAAGCACCCGACGGCGCAGCCCGTGCTGCTCATCGTCACGGACGGCGAGCCGACGTCGCACCTCGAGCCGAACGGGCAGGTGTGGTTCGGCTACCCGCCCGACCCGGTGACGATCGCGCTCTCCGTCCGGGAGCTCGAGAACGCCGGACGCCTCGGCGCGCAGACGACGTTCTTCCGGCTCGGCGACGACCCGGGGCTCGCGCGCTTCATCGACGCGATGGCCCGACGCGTGGACGGGTCCGTGGTCGCGCCGGAGAACGACGACCTCGGGGTCGCGGTCGTCGGCTCGTACCTCGGTGCACGACAGGGTGGCACGCCGCTGTTCGGCGGCTGGGGTCGCGACGAGTGGGGCGGCTGA
- a CDS encoding SCO1664 family protein, producing MSDGSPIPDGPRPADGSFAIRARIREASNATFLAELDGQSVVYKPVQGERPLWDFPDGTLAGREVAAHLVSQAFGWDVVPPTWLVDDGPFGPGMVQRWQDVDPEQDAVDLVPTAEADAEGSPWLPVLEAIDERDRPVTLVHEDTAALRRMAVFDVVVNNADRKGGHVLAMPDGHRYGVDHGLTFHVEHKLRTVLWGWIGEPLDPDELEGLDRVAEALRGDLGAALAEHLTPAEIDNTRARCAALRAVGMFPPPPGHGSAVPWPLF from the coding sequence ATGAGCGACGGCTCGCCCATTCCGGACGGTCCGCGCCCCGCCGACGGCTCGTTCGCGATCCGAGCGCGCATCCGCGAGGCCTCGAACGCCACGTTCCTCGCCGAGCTCGACGGGCAGTCCGTCGTCTACAAGCCCGTGCAGGGCGAACGCCCCCTCTGGGACTTCCCGGACGGCACCCTCGCCGGGCGCGAGGTCGCGGCGCACCTCGTGTCCCAGGCGTTCGGCTGGGACGTCGTGCCGCCCACCTGGCTCGTGGACGACGGGCCGTTCGGCCCCGGCATGGTGCAGCGGTGGCAGGACGTCGACCCCGAGCAGGACGCCGTCGACCTCGTCCCGACCGCAGAGGCCGACGCCGAGGGGTCGCCGTGGCTCCCCGTGCTCGAGGCGATCGACGAGCGCGACCGCCCGGTGACCCTCGTGCACGAGGACACCGCGGCCCTCCGGCGGATGGCGGTGTTCGACGTCGTCGTGAACAACGCCGACCGCAAGGGCGGGCACGTGCTCGCGATGCCGGACGGGCACCGGTACGGCGTCGACCACGGCCTGACCTTCCACGTCGAGCACAAGCTCCGCACCGTGCTCTGGGGGTGGATCGGGGAACCGCTCGACCCGGACGAGCTCGAGGGACTCGACCGGGTGGCCGAGGCACTCCGAGGGGACCTCGGGGCGGCGCTCGCCGAGCACCTGACGCCGGCCGAGATCGACAACACCCGGGCCCGGTGCGCGGCGCTCCGCGCCGTCGGGATGTTCCCGCCGCCGCCGGGGCACGGATCGGCGGTGCCCTGGCCGCTGTTCTGA
- a CDS encoding DUF3090 domain-containing protein — protein MPTIVHGFDWPERLVVGTVGRPGERAFYLQARDGRRVTSVALEKEQSAVLAEKVSELLDEVATVDDNRFSVPASAPTELRDAAPLDQPVEPEFRAGALSLGFDPATAQVVIEAYPIDEELEIVTETDEDGDEVDAVVEIPEPAEVFQVKIPVGSARAFVERTREVVAAGRRPGDA, from the coding sequence ATGCCCACCATCGTGCACGGCTTCGACTGGCCGGAACGTCTCGTCGTCGGGACGGTCGGCCGCCCGGGCGAGCGCGCCTTCTACCTGCAGGCACGCGACGGCCGCCGGGTCACCAGCGTCGCGCTCGAGAAGGAGCAGTCCGCGGTCCTCGCCGAGAAGGTCTCCGAACTCCTGGACGAGGTCGCGACCGTCGACGACAACCGCTTCAGCGTCCCCGCGTCCGCGCCGACCGAACTCCGCGACGCGGCTCCGCTCGACCAACCCGTCGAGCCCGAGTTCCGCGCCGGTGCGCTCAGCCTGGGCTTCGACCCCGCGACGGCGCAGGTGGTGATCGAGGCGTACCCGATCGACGAGGAGCTCGAGATCGTCACCGAGACGGACGAGGACGGCGACGAGGTCGACGCCGTCGTCGAGATCCCCGAGCCCGCCGAGGTCTTCCAGGTCAAGATCCCCGTCGGCAGCGCACGCGCCTTCGTCGAGCGCACGCGCGAGGTCGTCGCCGCCGGACGCCGGCCCGGCGACGCATGA
- a CDS encoding MSMEG_4193 family putative phosphomutase encodes MATVLLLRHGRTTANATGVLAGRTAGVALDRVGREQADRAAARIAPIPLAALVTSPLERCRQTARAVLAQQQSSPDVRVERAITEADYGLWQGRKLADLAKEPLWRTVQANPSAVVFPGGESMQTMQSRAVAAIRRIDAEVEAAHGPTAVWVAVSHGDIVKSVLADALGMHLDLFQRIAVGPASVSVVRYGEHRPEVVATNTDSGDLSWLAAAPAPSGDAAVGGGAGHDRPGTAGA; translated from the coding sequence ATGGCGACCGTCCTCCTCCTCCGGCACGGGCGCACCACGGCGAACGCGACCGGCGTGCTCGCCGGCCGGACCGCCGGGGTCGCGCTCGACCGCGTCGGCCGCGAGCAGGCCGACCGTGCCGCCGCCCGCATCGCGCCCATCCCACTCGCCGCCCTCGTCACGAGCCCGCTCGAACGGTGCCGGCAGACCGCCCGTGCGGTCCTCGCCCAGCAGCAGAGCAGCCCGGACGTCCGCGTCGAGCGCGCCATCACCGAGGCGGACTACGGGCTGTGGCAGGGGCGGAAGCTCGCCGACCTGGCGAAGGAACCGCTGTGGCGCACCGTGCAGGCGAACCCGAGCGCGGTCGTGTTCCCCGGCGGGGAGTCCATGCAGACCATGCAGTCCCGCGCGGTCGCGGCGATCCGGCGCATCGACGCCGAGGTCGAGGCGGCGCACGGCCCGACCGCCGTCTGGGTCGCGGTGAGCCACGGCGACATCGTGAAGTCCGTCCTCGCCGACGCCCTCGGCATGCACCTCGACCTGTTCCAGCGCATCGCGGTCGGACCGGCGTCGGTGTCCGTCGTGCGCTACGGCGAGCACCGTCCCGAGGTCGTCGCGACGAACACCGACTCGGGGGACCTGTCGTGGCTCGCCGCGGCCCCGGCGCCCTCCGGTGACGCAGCCGTCGGCGGGGGAGCGGGCCACGACCGTCCGGGGACCGCCGGAGCCTGA
- a CDS encoding ABC transporter ATP-binding protein — translation MITLDDVTLTFPDGDRRVTAVDHVTLTAPAGTVTGVTGPSGSGKSSLLAVAATLIRPDAGRVLVGSGVDAVDVAVLPRDAATAFRRERIGIVFQQSNLLPSLTAREQLLVMGHLGGARGRRVTRERTDGLLDAVGLGGHADKRPAQLSGGQRQRVAIARALVHDPAVLLVDEPTSALDQERGGAVMDLIARLTHERGTATLLVTHDLVHRGALDALVTVVDGRVAGSAAGAASVAA, via the coding sequence ATGATCACCCTCGACGACGTCACCCTGACCTTCCCCGACGGCGACCGCCGTGTCACCGCGGTCGACCACGTGACCCTGACCGCGCCGGCCGGGACGGTGACCGGCGTCACCGGGCCGTCCGGCTCCGGGAAGTCCTCGCTGCTCGCGGTCGCGGCGACCCTGATCCGGCCGGACGCCGGGCGGGTGCTCGTCGGGAGCGGGGTCGACGCGGTCGACGTCGCGGTACTCCCGCGGGACGCGGCCACCGCCTTCCGCCGGGAGCGCATCGGCATCGTGTTCCAGCAGTCGAACCTGCTGCCGTCGCTGACCGCACGGGAGCAGCTGCTCGTGATGGGGCACCTCGGCGGCGCGCGCGGCCGACGGGTCACCCGGGAGCGCACGGACGGCCTGCTCGACGCCGTGGGGCTCGGCGGGCACGCGGACAAGCGGCCCGCGCAGTTGTCCGGCGGACAGCGGCAGCGCGTCGCGATCGCCCGGGCGCTCGTGCACGACCCCGCGGTCCTGCTGGTCGATGAACCGACCAGCGCGCTCGACCAGGAGCGGGGCGGGGCCGTGATGGACCTCATCGCACGGCTGACGCACGAGCGGGGGACGGCGACGCTGCTCGTCACGCACGACCTGGTGCACCGTGGGGCGCTCGACGCGCTGGTGACCGTGGTGGACGGGCGGGTCGCGGGGTCGGCCGCGGGGGCGGCGTCGGTCGCGGCCTAG
- a CDS encoding ABC transporter permease produces the protein MFVAWRDLRFARGRFVLIGSVVALITLLVGFLAGLTGGLASQNVSAVLGLPGDRLVLQQPSDGQPSFGESEIGREARAGWQTSAGVDRVVPVGIVQGRAATGAGGTTGGSSAAAVGVALFGLPHGGDGVVAALAPDRDDAVGLSAAAAAELGVWVGDRISITGTAYRVASVGGDAWYSHTPVVAMTPDAWAAADRRLGGSGAPTLLAVSGSPDWDAVAAATHTSAATPLGSLTALETFRSEVGSLALMIAMLFGVSALVVGAFFTVWTMQRAGDVAVLKALGASTASLVRDALGQALVVLVLGIGTGTALVAVLGAVAGGTLPFLLSPLTTLVPGVAMALLGLAGAAIALRTVTAADPLTALGSNR, from the coding sequence GTGTTCGTCGCCTGGCGCGATCTCCGGTTCGCCCGCGGACGCTTCGTGCTCATCGGCTCCGTCGTGGCCCTCATCACCCTGCTCGTGGGGTTCCTCGCCGGACTGACCGGCGGGTTGGCGTCGCAGAACGTCTCCGCCGTGCTCGGCCTGCCCGGCGACCGACTCGTGCTGCAGCAGCCGTCCGACGGGCAGCCGTCGTTCGGCGAGTCCGAGATCGGACGGGAGGCACGGGCCGGTTGGCAGACGTCGGCCGGCGTCGACCGGGTGGTCCCGGTGGGCATCGTGCAGGGGCGGGCCGCCACCGGCGCCGGCGGGACGACCGGTGGTTCCTCCGCCGCTGCGGTCGGGGTGGCGCTGTTCGGGCTGCCGCACGGCGGCGACGGCGTCGTCGCGGCGCTCGCGCCGGACCGGGACGACGCCGTCGGCCTGTCGGCCGCCGCAGCCGCCGAACTCGGCGTGTGGGTCGGGGACCGCATCAGCATCACCGGTACGGCGTACCGCGTCGCGTCGGTCGGCGGGGACGCCTGGTACAGCCACACCCCGGTCGTCGCGATGACGCCCGACGCGTGGGCCGCGGCCGACCGTCGGCTCGGGGGCAGCGGGGCACCGACGCTCCTGGCCGTCAGCGGGTCGCCGGACTGGGACGCCGTCGCCGCGGCCACGCACACCTCGGCCGCGACGCCGCTCGGGTCGCTGACGGCACTCGAGACGTTCCGGTCCGAGGTCGGCTCGCTCGCGCTCATGATCGCGATGCTGTTCGGGGTCTCCGCCCTGGTCGTCGGCGCGTTCTTCACCGTCTGGACCATGCAGCGCGCCGGCGACGTCGCGGTGCTCAAGGCCCTCGGTGCGAGCACGGCGTCGCTCGTCCGGGACGCCCTCGGGCAGGCGCTCGTCGTGCTCGTCCTCGGGATCGGCACGGGCACCGCCCTCGTCGCGGTGCTCGGGGCGGTCGCCGGCGGCACGCTCCCGTTCCTCCTCAGCCCGCTCACCACCCTGGTGCCCGGCGTCGCGATGGCCCTGCTCGGGCTCGCGGGCGCCGCGATCGCCCTCCGTACCGTCACCGCAGCCGACCCCCTCACCGCACTCGGGAGCAACCGATGA
- a CDS encoding sensor histidine kinase, with protein sequence MAHSTLTPVFVGLRTGLHVLSAALLALVVVRIVVVGGPTAPLAGVLAGAFAVVYLLGAVVARTAGPRRVLAGALWVVGLSVVWVGLLVVVPEAAYLVFPLFFLYLHVLPRVVGPAAVVAATLVAVVALGLHGGFTVGGVVGPLVGAGVALLIGLGYRALAREAAEREALVAELLATRDRLAATEREQGVLAERARLAREIHDTVAQGLSSIQMLLHAAERADGDRPGTEHIRLARETAADGLADTRRFIRELAPPTLDQGLGAALRRLAEQQWTRHGLTVGVTVPDAALPMDVETALLRLAQGAVANAMQHARAAHVDVVVAVDGREARLTVVDDGVGFDPVTTGDRAAATDSFGLRAMAERVEQFGGRLTVDSAPGRGTTITAVLEVP encoded by the coding sequence ATGGCCCACAGCACGCTCACCCCGGTCTTCGTCGGTCTCCGCACCGGCCTGCACGTGCTGTCCGCCGCGCTCCTGGCGCTCGTCGTCGTCCGGATCGTCGTCGTCGGCGGCCCGACCGCGCCGCTCGCGGGCGTGCTCGCCGGAGCGTTCGCGGTCGTCTACCTGCTCGGGGCGGTCGTCGCCCGCACGGCCGGGCCCCGCCGCGTCCTCGCCGGCGCGCTCTGGGTCGTCGGTCTGAGCGTCGTCTGGGTCGGGCTGCTCGTCGTGGTCCCCGAGGCGGCGTACCTGGTCTTCCCGCTCTTCTTCCTGTACCTGCACGTCCTGCCCCGCGTCGTCGGACCCGCGGCCGTGGTCGCCGCGACGCTCGTCGCGGTCGTGGCGCTCGGCCTGCACGGCGGCTTCACGGTCGGCGGGGTGGTCGGTCCGCTCGTCGGCGCGGGCGTCGCGCTCCTCATCGGCCTCGGGTACCGGGCGCTCGCCCGCGAGGCCGCCGAGCGCGAGGCCCTCGTCGCCGAACTCCTCGCCACCCGGGACCGGCTCGCCGCGACCGAGCGGGAGCAGGGGGTGCTCGCCGAGCGCGCACGGCTCGCGCGGGAGATACACGACACCGTCGCGCAGGGCCTGTCGAGCATCCAGATGCTGCTGCACGCGGCCGAGCGCGCGGACGGCGACCGTCCGGGGACCGAGCACATCCGGCTCGCGCGCGAGACCGCCGCGGACGGACTCGCCGACACCCGTCGCTTCATCCGGGAGCTCGCGCCCCCGACGCTCGACCAGGGGCTCGGCGCCGCGCTCCGCCGGCTCGCCGAGCAGCAGTGGACCCGCCACGGGCTCACGGTCGGCGTCACCGTCCCGGACGCCGCCCTGCCGATGGACGTCGAGACCGCGCTGCTCCGCCTGGCGCAGGGCGCGGTCGCGAACGCGATGCAGCACGCGCGGGCGGCGCACGTCGACGTCGTGGTCGCCGTGGACGGCCGGGAGGCACGACTGACGGTCGTCGACGACGGCGTCGGGTTCGACCCGGTCACCACCGGCGACCGGGCGGCGGCGACGGACTCCTTCGGCCTCCGCGCGATGGCCGAGCGCGTCGAGCAGTTCGGCGGCCGACTGACAGTCGACAGTGCCCCCGGCCGCGGCACCACGATCACCGCCGTCCTGGAGGTCCCGTGA
- a CDS encoding response regulator, with the protein MIRIVIADDHPVVRAGLRALLDAEDDIVVVGEAATPDAATAMAEQTAPELVLMDLQFGQETTGADATRRIRSLDAPPYVLVLTNYDSDGDILGAVEAGASGYLLKDAPPEELVAAVRAAASGQSALAPAIAGRLMARMRAPRVSLSAREIEVLRLVADGASNGEVARRLHISEATVKSHLVHVFSKLGVASRTAAVSEARALGVLR; encoded by the coding sequence GTGATCCGCATCGTCATCGCCGACGACCACCCCGTCGTCCGCGCGGGACTCCGAGCGCTGCTCGACGCCGAGGACGACATCGTGGTCGTCGGCGAGGCCGCCACCCCCGACGCCGCGACCGCGATGGCCGAGCAGACGGCGCCCGAACTCGTGCTGATGGACCTGCAGTTCGGGCAGGAGACCACGGGCGCCGACGCCACCCGCCGGATCCGGTCGCTCGACGCGCCGCCGTACGTGCTCGTGCTGACGAACTACGACTCCGACGGCGACATCCTCGGCGCGGTCGAGGCCGGCGCGAGCGGGTACCTGCTCAAGGACGCCCCGCCCGAGGAGCTCGTGGCGGCCGTCCGCGCGGCGGCCTCGGGGCAGAGCGCCCTCGCACCCGCGATCGCCGGACGGTTGATGGCCCGGATGCGGGCCCCGCGGGTGAGCCTGTCGGCGCGGGAGATCGAGGTGCTGCGACTCGTCGCCGACGGGGCGTCGAACGGCGAGGTCGCCCGGCGGTTGCACATCAGCGAGGCGACCGTGAAGTCGCACCTGGTGCACGTCTTCTCGAAGCTCGGGGTCGCCTCGCGCACCGCGGCGGTGTCCGAGGCCCGGGCGCTCGGCGTGCTGCGGTGA